The Nitrospira sp. sequence GCCTCCGCTGCCCCGCCGCGCTCAATACCACCCACGTGACGTGGCAATTCTCGCAGGTGCTCAGGAGACGAAGGATCGTGCCACCACAACCAATTTCGATGTCGTCGGAGTGCGCCCCCAGACACAACACCGACAGCGCCTCGTTCCGGGGACAAAGGGCGTTCAATTGGAGCATGTCGAGATCGTATCCGCTCCATGAGCACGCCCCCAACCAAGACTCGGTGTCACTCGCTGCATCATTTTGCTCCTCGTTAAGTAAATTCCTGACATCAGCAGGATCGTCGCCGCACAATGGATGCAATAAGAATTGAGAGCGAGTTCCTTATGATCGTCTCGAAATCATGACAGCCGACACCGACGTTGACCGCGGCACAATCTCTGACCATTCGGTGGAGTGCAGACATCCGCCTAATCCGGTTTCTTAGCAAAGTGATTCTTCCATATCATCCATGGGCAATTTCCACGTGCCTCCATGCGATCGAATGCGATCTTGTCCTTGAACGTATCCATGCATTGCCAAAAACCGTCCCACTGGAATGCCGCAAGTCCGCCTTCGTCGACAAGACGCCTAAACGGCTTCTCCACCAACTCTTCACCGTCATGTATGTATTTGAATATCTCGGGCTTCATCACGAAAAACCCGGCGTTAATCCAAAATTCTTGATCGCCCATTGCACCGATACTGGTGACGATACCGTCACGCCCGGTCTGCACGGCATGAACACTTTGCCGACTTCGCACTGCAACGAGACTCGCAATTACGTTCCGCGACTTAAATTCGGTGAGTTGCCGGTCGAGCGGAAGATCAGTCAGCGCGTCCGCATAATTGGCGAGAAACGCCTCTTCGTCTTCAACAAACTTGCGCACATGAAGAAGCCGTTGCCCGATGTTGTTGTGCAGGCCGGTATCCACGAAGGTGATTTTCCAGTCGGCGAGATCTCGCGAGTGCAGTTCTCTGCGGCCATCCTTGCCGTACATGGTAAAGTCATTCGTCAGCTCTTCATCGTAATCAAGAAAATACCTTCGTATGAGATCTCCCCGATAACCCAAACACAGAATGAACTCATTGTGGCCATAGTGAGCATAGTAGCGCATGAGATGCCAGACGATCGGTCGAGCCCCGATATTGACCAGCGGCTTCGGGATCGTCTCCGAGTGTTCCCGGAGTCGTGTTCCCATCCCACCACAAAACAGCACCACTTTCATCGTGACCCACTTCTGAATTGTCGCCCGATGGCTTTATGACGATCGGCAATCCCCATCAAAGTCACAATCCTTCAAGAACACTTCATGAATGGACGAAGATGACTATCCGTACCTTCTGCCCTAAACGGCAGCGTCAGTTCGTTGCCCCTCAGCCACACATTACTGCCTAAATGTTTTGGCCTAAGAGTATACTCGAACTTCTGGGATCGGCACAACAAATTGTCCGCCCCACTCCCGAATCCAGCATAGCTGCTCCATAATTTCGTCTCGTATATTCCACGGAAGAATCAACACGTAATCCGGTTTTGTTTCTCGAATCTTGCCGGGATGATGGATGGGGATATGCGTTCCCGGCAGAACTTTCCCTTGCTTATACGGATTACGGTCGACAGTGTAGTCAACAAAATCCGTTCTGATCCCGCAGTAGTTCAGAAGCGTGTTACCTTTTCCCGGCGCTCCATAGCCAACAACCGTTTTCCCCTTACGCTTTGCCTGGATCAAGAACTCCAGGAGCTTCCGTTTCGTTTCCTTGACCTGCTCTGAAAATGCCGCATATGTATCCAGCTGATCGAGCGCGACCGTCTTCTCGTGGTCTATCAGCGCCCGGTATCGAGTCGTCGTTTCATTGCCGGCATACTCCCCATGGCAGCCGTAGATCCGCAACGATCCCCCATGCGTCGGCAATTCCTCGACATCGAACAGTCGCACCCCGTGAGCGGCAAAGATTCGCTCAGCGGTCATCAGTGTGAAGTAGAAAAAGTGTTCATGATAAATCGTATCAAACTGGTTTTCCTGCATAAGCTTCATCAAATGAGGGAATTCGATCGTCATGACCCCGGCAGGAGCTAGGAGAATTTTTATCCCGGCCACAAAATCGTTGATGTCAGGGACCTGAGCCAACACGTTGTTCCCAACGATCAAGTCGGCGGTCTTCCCCTCTGCTCTCAACAATTGAGCCGTATCTTTCCCGAAGAACTTTATCAGCGTTGGAATATTCTTCTGCCGCGCCACTTCCCCCACATTTGCGGCGGGCTCAATCCCCAATACCGGAATGCCGGCCGCGACAAAATGCTGCAGTAAGTAGCCGTCGTTACTGGCCAGTTCCACCACGAAGCTTTCCGGCGAGAGGCCAAAGCGTCGACAAATCATTTCTTGGTACCGCTTGGCATGTTGCACCCAACTGTCCGAGTAGGAAGAAAAATACGCATATTCGGTAAAAATCTCGTCCGGCTTGACATACTCGTGCAGCTGCACCAAAAAGCATCGGTCGCATACCAATACATGGAGCGGATAGAACGGCTCCATGCTGTTAATCCGCTCCGGAGGCACGAAGCTCTCACAGAGCGGGTGCATGCCAAGATCCACGAATGTCATGCCTAACGGCGCATGACAGAACAAACAGCCGCGGACATCCGTCATCTTCACCGCACAAATCTCCCTTAAAGGTGGCGCAGAATATCAACTACTTATACTCATAAAGTCAATGACGGTTCCGGTACAATACTATGGTTTCTCACTCTACATGAACTATCTGGGGCGCGCGCCGGCTATGACTTGGTAGACGACCCCAAACTGTGCGGGCATATCGCGGTAACGAAGCAAATGGCCATAGATGAGAATTGCCAACGCGGCCATCTCCGTTGGACAAGCACGGGCAGAGATCAAGGAAGACCTGAAACGTCTCTACGGTGTTTGCGCCAACAGCTGTTCGGTGAGTTTTGCGGCCCGGTCCGCTTTGACCTGGGCCAGGATCGCTCCGGCGGTTTTGGATTTGACCATCCGGAGAATCTCGATCGCTTTGCGGTCCGGCATACGTTCCAGGCGTGCGGCGGCGTCCTCTGACGCCATGGCTTCATAGATTTTGGCGAGTTGCATCCGCTGATCCTGTCCCGCACGGTCCTTCTCTGCGCGGATTTTGGCGAGTTGAGCCGGTGAACGGTCGTCTTTGCCCTGCGCGCTCTGAATTCGCTTTTCCAAGGCTTCGTTCTGGTCCAAGAGTTGCTCGACCTGACTCCTCACGATCATGAGCCGTTCTTCGTTTTCCCGGATCGCGTCCTCGCGCCGGTCCAAATCGCGCTTTCGCTGTTCCAGCATCTCGATCACTTCGCGGGGCAGATTGATTGCCGGCCCCTGCGTCACGGGGGGTGCCAACAGCTTGGCATCGTCGCGGGATTCGCCTTCGGTGCTTTCCCCCTCTTGCATAGGCTGTGGCTGACTTTGTTTCACTGAACTTTGCGGCAGAGGCAGCGTCTTTGGTTTGGGTCCGGATGAGGCTTGTCCCAATTGCACCATCACCCACAGGAGGATGGTCGAGCCGATGATCCCGCCGACCATCGTCCACAGCGACGACCGCCGGTTCCTCCTCGGCATATTCACAGCAAGATGTCCAATGCCGCCGAGACGAAATGGATTTACCCTGACCTGCGTAGATCGTACCTTCATGACCTATTCTCGCTTCCGCTGGAATACCGGCGGCTCGCGGCATCATCCGTGATCCGCTGCTCTTGACGCCCCATGTCCGCCCGCTTCGCTTCCTGGCGCTTTTCCGCCACCAGCTCAAGCAGCTTGCACTCCTGACTGGCTTCGACAAGGAGAGACTTGGTATGCTGCCATGCCGAAGCGGCCTGGTTGATCTCGCTACGCGCGTGCCGCAGTGCGGTTTGTTGGGAATCCATGCGTGCTTGCCATTCCAACAAGGCTTCGATCGTCAGCCCTTGCTTCGTGTGTCGTTCATAGTCCGCGGAATCCGTTTGAATCTGAGCTTCAATGTTGCGATGGCGTTCCTCGCTGCGGGCGAGAGTTTGGGTGATCTGCGCCAATTCCATCATCAAGGCCTCTACGGTCTGGGCGCGCAGCTTCTGCAACGAATCGAGACTCATGCCGTCTTCTGGGCCAGCGCCTCAAGCTGCTGCACCGACGCGGCTAAACTCGAGGGCTCCTCAATGTCCTGCCTCAAATACGAGTTGATCGCCTCTTGCGCCTGAACGGCGCGGTCGAGTCCGGCATTCATCCCCGACTTGTAGGCTCCCAACAGTACCAGATCTTCGGATTGGCGATACCGGGCCACTAATTCGAGAAGACGCCTGGCGGCATCGTACTGCGGTCGCCCGACGATATCCCGCATCACACGGCTGGCGCTCTGGAGAAGATCGATCGCAGGAAAATGATTGCGCGCGGCCAGCGCGCGTGACAGGACGATATGGCCGTCCAAGATCGAACGGACCGAATCCGCGATCGGATCACTGAGATCATCGCCATCCACCAGCACGGTATACAATCCCGTAATGGTTCCCGGTCCCGGTCCGGTTCCGACGCGTTCCAGGAGCTTGGGCAACAGCGCGAACACAGACGGCGTATACCCTTTGGTCGTCGGAGGTTCGCCGATCGCCAGCCCGACTTCTCGCTGGCCGTAGGCCAATCTGGTCAGCGAATCCATCAACAGCAAGACCTGTTTCCCGGCGTCACGAAAATACTCCGCAATGGTCGTGGCGACCAGCGCCGCGCGTATCCGCACGAGCGGGGCTTGGTCGGAAGTCGCCACGACGACGACCGAGCGTCCGAGTGCCTCCGCGCCGAGATCGCGTTCCAAGAACTCGTTGACCTCACGGCCTCGTTCTCCTATGAGGGCGATGACGTTGACCTCCGCTTTCGTATAGCGGCTGATCATCCCCAACAACACACTCTTTCCGACCCCCGATCCGGAAAAAATACCCATTTTCTGCCCGCGCCCGCACGTCAGAAAGCCGTTGATCGCCCGAACGCCGAGATCGAGGGGAACCTGGACGCGGGCTCGTTGAAGCGGATTCGGCGCACCGGCATGAAGCGGATAGCGTTCTTCGGTCCTCAGCGGCCCTTTGCCGTCCATCGGGTTTCCACAACCATCGAGCACCCTTCCCAACAAACCCGGTCCGACGGCGAGATCCGCCACGTGGCCCGTCATCGTAATTCGGCTGCCCGGCCCGATGCCCTGCATGTCGCCCAGCGGCATCAGCAAGACACGATCCCCACGGAATCCCACCACCTCCGCCGCGATCGGTCCCCCACAGGCTTCTCTTGTAATCCGGCACAGTTCTCCGACGGTCGTCATCGGCCCATACCCTTCCACAACGATCCCGACAGCTTGGGCAACTCTTCCGGAGATTTCGATCGGCTCGACCTGCTCGATGAGCTGACTAAGACTCATGATGAGGCCTGTTCTTCAAGACATCGCCCAAACGGAACAGTTGGGTATCGAGAGAAGCATCGACTTGTCGAGTTGCGGTGTGCAGCAGGCAGCTTCCCCGTGGAAGAGACGGCACCGGTTCGATGGTGATCGTCAACGCAATATCCTGCTGCCCCGTGAGTTCCGTCCGAACAGCCTCGAGCACCGCTGCATCCGCCGGATGGACCCGTATCACGACGCCGCCTGACTCTCGAATGACGCCCAACGCGGCTTTGACCTGCACAACGATCTGTTCCCGGCGCGACTCGGCCGACTCGTGAAGAATCTTGGACACAATCTGAAGCGCGAGTGCGATGACTTCGTCGTCGACCGTCTGTCGGAGCAGTGACCGGGCGGCATCGAACTTTCTGACGGCATCGGTCAGCACCGTGATATCGTGCCGGCGCTGCTCTTCCGTCTGTCGCCGGCCGTCCGCCAGACCTCGCTCGTATTCCGTCGGATCGTCCTCTCTTCGGAGCGCCTCTCCGTCTCCGAAGGTCTGGAAGGGTGCGCTCTGCAGACGTATCGCGCCGGATCGCACGGCGGCATGTTTCAAGACCGTATTTTCGGTGCGCAGCCGATGGAGTTCCAGTAGGCGGCGCACGGTTGCCAGGACGACTTCGTTTTGAAAGGGCTTCATCAAAAAATCGGTGGCGCCGGCCTTCATCGCGCGGACGGCGAGTTCCACCGTCGCCGCTCCGGTCATCGCCACGCCGATAATCCGATTGTCGATCCGCTGTGCTTCTTCGAGCACTGCAATCCCGTCTTGATCCGGCAGTAAGACATCGACGATCAGCAACGCCGGCGCCATCTGCTTCACCATCGATAGCGCCTCCTGGCCCGAACCGGAGACTCGAATGGGCACTCGCTCCGGCTTGAACAGTTCGACGAACAAATTGCGAACTCCCTCGTCATCGTCAACGACTAGGATGCTGCCCTGAAGTCGTGGAACCCCTCGTTCGCGCGCGGTCATCCACGGGATGGTCATACCCGTCACTACAGCATCTCCTCTCCCGGTCCGGCGATGACGATGCGGCTTTCCTCCTCCAGCTTGCGGCATACTTTAAGGATATTCTGCTGAGCCTTCTCGATATCGGATACCTTGACCGGTCCCTTGGACTCCATATCGTCCTTCAACATTTCCGAAGCACGGCTCGACATGTTCTTGAAGAATTTCTCCTTGACCTCCGGATTGGCGCCGCGGAGGGCCAACGGAAGGTCTTCCTTGCTGATCTCCTTCATCAATTCCTGCATGCCGCGGTCGTCGACTTTGATAAGGTCGTCGAACACGAACATGAGCGCCCGGATGGCGTCGGCCAGCGGCTGGCTCTTCTCGGCGATCCTGACCATAATGCCGCCTTCGTTGGCCTTGTCCATTCTTGTCAGAATGTCGGCCATCACTTCAGGCCCTCCGATGCTCTGCGATCCCATTCCTTTACTGGTCAATAACGCCTCTTGCATACTTTGGCTGAGTTCCTCCAAGACCTCCGGCTGCACTTCCTCCATGGTCGCGAGCCGAAGCGCCACGTCCCCGCGCATCGATTCCGGAAGCCCGGCCAGCACCTGCCCGGCTTGTTCACTTTCAAGGTGGGCGAGCACCACCGCCACCGTCTGGGCATGCTCGATTCTCAGCATTTGAACCAGGCTCCTCACATCAACCCATTTCAGCGCTTCCAGGCCGGGATAGGTTTTTCGGGCCATCGATTCGATGATCCGTGCCGCCTTTTCCGGACCCAACGCCTTATTGAGGACGGTCCTGATAAACTCTTTTCCATGGAACTGGACTTGTCCCGTCGCGCTCTGGGCGCGAAAGTCCGAGATGACCGCATCTTCCTCGTCTCGCGAGATTTGCGCCGTGCCGTCCATGAAGCTTCCCAACTTTTTGATTTCTTTGGGGTCGAGTTGCTTCAAGACCTGGGCAGCCGCCTCTTCCCCGATGGCGCGAAGAAGAATGGCTGCTTTCTGCTCACCCGTCAGGTTCTTCGTCATCTCAACGTACTAGGTTGGATTCTTGAGCCACTGTTTGACGACAACCGCCGTCGTGTCTGGATTCTTTCTGGCCATGTCGATGATCTGAGCTCGATCCGGCGCGTTCGGCAAGGAAGCTTCCCCCATTCCCACAGCGCCGGGTAATGCAGAGGCGACCGCCTCGGCCGGCATCTGCTCCGTCGTCGAACCCAGCATGGCCAGCAACGGACGGACGACGAAGAGGAGAATCACCGTAAACAGCAGAATTCCGACCCCGTAGCGGAGATACGGCAGCCACGGCCTTGGGCCTTCCGCCATGGCCTCTGCCGTCGCACCCTGTGCTTCTTCCGGCTCCGTGCCGAATTGGACATTGACGACTTCAACTTGATCTTGCCGCTCGGCCGAAAAGCCCATCGCCTTCTTGACGATTTCCTCAATCCGTTTTAAATCTTCCTCCGAACGCGGAGTGTATTTTCGTGCGACGACCGGCGTGTCCGCCGATTGCCCCTCACCGGCTTTTGCGGTTTCATAGATGCCGTCGACCAGCACCGCGACCGACAATTGCTTGATGACCCCCACCGGCTCCACGATTTTTGAGACTGTTCGGCTGATTTCATAGTTCACCGTCTCGTTTTTCGTCTGGCTGCTGCTCGAACTGGTCTGAGGCGGTTCCAGATCCGTTCCCGGCGGTACATTCGACTGCACACCGGGAACCCCGCCGCCGACCCCGTTGGAGCCATTGGCTTTTTCCTGCCCGCGCTGCTCGCTCCTCACCACCTGGCTGTTCGGATCATAGCGCTCTTCCGTCGTCTCGACCTTGCGGAAATCGACCAGGCTGGACACACGGACCACCGCCTTGTTGGGCCCGACGATTCGCTCCAACATCGTTTGAATGCGGGTCTCCACATCCTTTTCGATACTGCGTTGGTATTCGAGCTGCGAGTTGGTCAACCCCGACGTCTCGTCCGTCGCCGTGGACGACAACATGCGGCCGTGTCCATCCACCACCGTGACATCTCGGGCCTGCAGCCCTTCGATACTGCTGGAGACCAGATGGATCACCCCTTGCACCTGCGACTGAGTCAGCTGTTGTCCGCTGCGGAGCGAAAGAATGACCGACGCGCGCGCTTTTTCCTGTTCGCTGGCGAAAAGACGACGCTCCGGAATGGCCAGATGCACACGGGCCCGTTCGACTTCCGGCAGCTGCGCGATGGTTCTCGCCAACTCTCCCTGTAGGGCGCGACGATAGTTCAGCTTCTGGACGAATTCGGACATGCCGATCGATGTTCGATCGA is a genomic window containing:
- a CDS encoding glucose-1-phosphate cytidylyltransferase is translated as MKVVLFCGGMGTRLREHSETIPKPLVNIGARPIVWHLMRYYAHYGHNEFILCLGYRGDLIRRYFLDYDEELTNDFTMYGKDGRRELHSRDLADWKITFVDTGLHNNIGQRLLHVRKFVEDEEAFLANYADALTDLPLDRQLTEFKSRNVIASLVAVRSRQSVHAVQTGRDGIVTSIGAMGDQEFWINAGFFVMKPEIFKYIHDGEELVEKPFRRLVDEGGLAAFQWDGFWQCMDTFKDKIAFDRMEARGNCPWMIWKNHFAKKPD
- a CDS encoding methyltransferase domain-containing protein — its product is MTDVRGCLFCHAPLGMTFVDLGMHPLCESFVPPERINSMEPFYPLHVLVCDRCFLVQLHEYVKPDEIFTEYAYFSSYSDSWVQHAKRYQEMICRRFGLSPESFVVELASNDGYLLQHFVAAGIPVLGIEPAANVGEVARQKNIPTLIKFFGKDTAQLLRAEGKTADLIVGNNVLAQVPDINDFVAGIKILLAPAGVMTIEFPHLMKLMQENQFDTIYHEHFFYFTLMTAERIFAAHGVRLFDVEELPTHGGSLRIYGCHGEYAGNETTTRYRALIDHEKTVALDQLDTYAAFSEQVKETKRKLLEFLIQAKRKGKTVVGYGAPGKGNTLLNYCGIRTDFVDYTVDRNPYKQGKVLPGTHIPIHHPGKIRETKPDYVLILPWNIRDEIMEQLCWIREWGGQFVVPIPEVRVYS
- the fliJ gene encoding flagellar export protein FliJ, coding for MSLDSLQKLRAQTVEALMMELAQITQTLARSEERHRNIEAQIQTDSADYERHTKQGLTIEALLEWQARMDSQQTALRHARSEINQAASAWQHTKSLLVEASQECKLLELVAEKRQEAKRADMGRQEQRITDDAASRRYSSGSENRS
- a CDS encoding FliI/YscN family ATPase; the protein is MSLSQLIEQVEPIEISGRVAQAVGIVVEGYGPMTTVGELCRITREACGGPIAAEVVGFRGDRVLLMPLGDMQGIGPGSRITMTGHVADLAVGPGLLGRVLDGCGNPMDGKGPLRTEERYPLHAGAPNPLQRARVQVPLDLGVRAINGFLTCGRGQKMGIFSGSGVGKSVLLGMISRYTKAEVNVIALIGERGREVNEFLERDLGAEALGRSVVVVATSDQAPLVRIRAALVATTIAEYFRDAGKQVLLLMDSLTRLAYGQREVGLAIGEPPTTKGYTPSVFALLPKLLERVGTGPGPGTITGLYTVLVDGDDLSDPIADSVRSILDGHIVLSRALAARNHFPAIDLLQSASRVMRDIVGRPQYDAARRLLELVARYRQSEDLVLLGAYKSGMNAGLDRAVQAQEAINSYLRQDIEEPSSLAASVQQLEALAQKTA
- a CDS encoding response regulator; this translates as MTGMTIPWMTARERGVPRLQGSILVVDDDEGVRNLFVELFKPERVPIRVSGSGQEALSMVKQMAPALLIVDVLLPDQDGIAVLEEAQRIDNRIIGVAMTGAATVELAVRAMKAGATDFLMKPFQNEVVLATVRRLLELHRLRTENTVLKHAAVRSGAIRLQSAPFQTFGDGEALRREDDPTEYERGLADGRRQTEEQRRHDITVLTDAVRKFDAARSLLRQTVDDEVIALALQIVSKILHESAESRREQIVVQVKAALGVIRESGGVVIRVHPADAAVLEAVRTELTGQQDIALTITIEPVPSLPRGSCLLHTATRQVDASLDTQLFRLGDVLKNRPHHES
- the fliG gene encoding flagellar motor switch protein FliG, coding for MTKNLTGEQKAAILLRAIGEEAAAQVLKQLDPKEIKKLGSFMDGTAQISRDEEDAVISDFRAQSATGQVQFHGKEFIRTVLNKALGPEKAARIIESMARKTYPGLEALKWVDVRSLVQMLRIEHAQTVAVVLAHLESEQAGQVLAGLPESMRGDVALRLATMEEVQPEVLEELSQSMQEALLTSKGMGSQSIGGPEVMADILTRMDKANEGGIMVRIAEKSQPLADAIRALMFVFDDLIKVDDRGMQELMKEISKEDLPLALRGANPEVKEKFFKNMSSRASEMLKDDMESKGPVKVSDIEKAQQNILKVCRKLEEESRIVIAGPGEEML
- the fliF gene encoding flagellar M-ring protein FliF, whose product is MAGIFSKFSINQRMIILIALAGSVAGLIALTLWTQQPDMQVLFTNLSTEDAAAIVDKLKETKVPYETTGGGSTVLVPTAQVHDLRLQLATQGLPHGGGVGFEIFDRTSIGMSEFVQKLNYRRALQGELARTIAQLPEVERARVHLAIPERRLFASEQEKARASVILSLRSGQQLTQSQVQGVIHLVSSSIEGLQARDVTVVDGHGRMLSSTATDETSGLTNSQLEYQRSIEKDVETRIQTMLERIVGPNKAVVRVSSLVDFRKVETTEERYDPNSQVVRSEQRGQEKANGSNGVGGGVPGVQSNVPPGTDLEPPQTSSSSSQTKNETVNYEISRTVSKIVEPVGVIKQLSVAVLVDGIYETAKAGEGQSADTPVVARKYTPRSEEDLKRIEEIVKKAMGFSAERQDQVEVVNVQFGTEPEEAQGATAEAMAEGPRPWLPYLRYGVGILLFTVILLFVVRPLLAMLGSTTEQMPAEAVASALPGAVGMGEASLPNAPDRAQIIDMARKNPDTTAVVVKQWLKNPT